In the genome of Halapricum salinum, one region contains:
- a CDS encoding cytochrome d ubiquinol oxidase subunit II, with the protein MIEPLLIPVDSYLIPSLPTVWFGVVLFTVAMYVALDGFDFGIGMLYALREDDHERETMLAAFGPVWDANEVWLVAFGTTLLAAFPVVYSRLLSDHYLVAIGIVLALLFRGLGPELREQREDAQWQRACSGLFVVGSLLSPLFIGMLVGSWVFAAGTLSLPSILTGVGLIALSVTNGAAFLAAKTSGELRAAMRSYGIGATLAYLGGVVVLLAVVVATDAGGAAETILSIPGVAVVGLSVAVALGGIAAARTENDRLWFASTLALSGLLVALVALLLYPTVYPPGGLTIDDAVVSPLALNLTTVLGLPVLLVVLWYFKFLYGVFSGPIEPEGDGYGG; encoded by the coding sequence ATGATTGAGCCGCTCCTGATTCCCGTCGATTCGTACCTGATTCCGTCGCTGCCGACGGTGTGGTTCGGGGTCGTCCTCTTTACCGTCGCGATGTACGTCGCACTGGACGGGTTCGACTTCGGGATCGGGATGCTCTACGCCCTCCGCGAGGACGACCACGAGCGCGAGACGATGCTCGCGGCGTTCGGGCCCGTCTGGGACGCCAACGAGGTCTGGCTCGTCGCCTTCGGGACGACGCTGCTGGCGGCGTTCCCCGTGGTCTACTCCCGACTCCTGAGCGATCACTATCTCGTGGCGATCGGGATCGTCCTCGCACTCCTGTTCCGCGGACTCGGCCCCGAACTCCGCGAGCAACGCGAGGACGCCCAGTGGCAGCGCGCCTGTTCGGGACTGTTCGTCGTCGGGAGCCTCCTCTCGCCGCTGTTCATCGGAATGCTCGTCGGCAGCTGGGTCTTCGCCGCCGGAACGCTGTCGCTGCCCAGCATTCTCACCGGGGTCGGTCTGATCGCGCTCTCGGTCACCAATGGTGCGGCCTTCCTCGCGGCCAAGACCAGTGGTGAACTCCGTGCGGCGATGCGCTCGTACGGAATCGGCGCCACCCTGGCGTATCTCGGCGGCGTCGTCGTCCTGCTCGCGGTGGTCGTCGCCACCGACGCCGGCGGCGCGGCCGAGACCATCCTCTCGATCCCGGGCGTCGCCGTCGTCGGTCTCTCCGTGGCCGTCGCACTCGGCGGGATCGCCGCCGCCAGAACCGAGAACGACCGCCTGTGGTTCGCCAGCACGCTCGCGCTCTCCGGGCTACTCGTCGCACTCGTCGCACTACTGCTGTACCCGACTGTTTACCCACCAGGCGGCCTGACCATCGACGACGCGGTCGTCTCGCCGCTCGCGCTCAATCTTACCACTGTTCTCGGCCTGCCCGTTCTGCTCGTGGTCCTCTGGTACTTCAAGTTCCTCTACGGCGTCTTCTCCGGCCCGATCGAACCCGAAGGCGACGGTTACGGCGGCTGA
- a CDS encoding type 1 glutamine amidotransferase, which translates to MSTDIAEPRIALLDASVGETPAERNFRRELDADVQAFKVSEGDLPPPVETSEMWPFDAAVISGSQTSVYDEHTWIDAVEAWTRAAVEAGVPILGVCWGHQLLAQALDGAVDPMGRYELGYHEVDRIADDPLFSGLDETFLAFETHSDEVTRLPSEATVLAENDRSLQAFRIANAWGVQFHPEYDLETARWVTENKRGEVADDELERILAAITTENAARARDAKGVFENFVAIAADT; encoded by the coding sequence ATGAGTACAGATATAGCCGAGCCGCGGATCGCGCTGCTGGACGCCTCAGTCGGGGAGACGCCGGCAGAGCGGAACTTCCGCCGAGAACTCGACGCCGACGTACAGGCGTTCAAAGTCAGCGAGGGCGACCTCCCACCGCCGGTCGAGACGAGCGAGATGTGGCCGTTCGACGCGGCGGTGATCTCCGGCTCCCAGACGTCCGTCTACGACGAGCACACGTGGATCGACGCCGTCGAGGCCTGGACTCGTGCGGCGGTCGAGGCGGGCGTTCCTATTCTGGGAGTCTGCTGGGGACACCAGTTGCTCGCGCAGGCGCTGGACGGGGCTGTCGACCCGATGGGTCGGTACGAACTCGGCTACCACGAGGTCGATCGGATCGCCGACGATCCGCTGTTCTCGGGGCTCGACGAGACCTTCCTGGCCTTCGAGACCCACTCCGACGAGGTCACGCGGTTGCCGTCCGAAGCGACGGTACTCGCCGAAAATGACCGCTCGCTGCAAGCCTTTCGGATCGCGAACGCCTGGGGCGTCCAGTTCCATCCCGAGTACGACCTCGAGACCGCTCGCTGGGTCACCGAGAACAAGCGCGGCGAGGTCGCTGACGACGAACTGGAGCGGATCCTCGCGGCGATCACGACCGAAAACGCGGCGCGTGCTCGCGACGCCAAAGGAGTCTTCGAGAACTTCGTGGCGATCGCGGCCGATACCTGA
- a CDS encoding NAD(P)/FAD-dependent oxidoreductase: MIDVAIIGGGPAGLSAAVYTARADQETYVFDDGSGTTRDVDRMENVYGFPEGITGPELVERGHRQAEKFGTEFVSEEVVRLAQSGETYEIETTESTYEARGVVLATGASYKSPAIKHVEEFEGQGVSYCVECDAFFYRDDPVAVVGAANYAAKEALMLLDYTDDVQVLTNGNEFEADPGLRDRLDEEGIPVRTDRLDRLEGEDMLERVVTRDGEEIAVEGVFVALGAAGGTDLAEMIGVATEGQTIRTDEEMATNLPHVYAAGDVTGGQRQINTSVGEGTRAAISLLEALRGTGEYVDYQKLETAAGD; the protein is encoded by the coding sequence ATGATCGACGTAGCCATCATCGGCGGCGGCCCCGCGGGATTGAGCGCGGCGGTCTACACGGCGCGGGCCGACCAGGAGACGTACGTCTTCGACGACGGCAGCGGGACGACCCGCGACGTCGACCGCATGGAGAACGTCTACGGATTCCCGGAGGGGATCACCGGCCCCGAACTGGTCGAGCGAGGCCACCGGCAGGCCGAAAAGTTCGGGACGGAGTTCGTCAGCGAGGAGGTCGTCCGGCTTGCACAGTCGGGCGAGACCTACGAGATCGAGACGACCGAGTCGACCTACGAAGCTCGGGGCGTCGTCCTCGCGACCGGCGCGTCCTACAAATCGCCGGCGATCAAGCACGTCGAGGAGTTCGAGGGCCAGGGCGTCTCCTACTGCGTGGAGTGTGACGCCTTCTTCTACCGGGACGACCCCGTCGCGGTCGTCGGCGCGGCCAACTACGCCGCCAAGGAGGCGCTGATGTTGCTCGATTACACCGACGACGTGCAGGTGCTGACCAACGGCAACGAGTTCGAAGCCGACCCCGGACTTCGGGACCGCCTCGACGAGGAGGGGATCCCGGTCCGAACCGACCGGCTCGACCGCCTGGAAGGCGAGGACATGCTCGAACGCGTCGTCACGCGTGACGGCGAGGAAATCGCAGTCGAGGGCGTGTTCGTCGCGCTGGGTGCGGCCGGCGGGACGGATCTCGCGGAGATGATCGGCGTCGCGACCGAAGGTCAGACCATCCGGACCGACGAGGAGATGGCGACCAACCTCCCGCACGTGTACGCGGCAGGAGACGTGACCGGCGGCCAGCGCCAGATCAACACCTCCGTCGGGGAGGGCACACGCGCGGCGATCAGCCTCCTCGAAGCACTCCGCGGCACCGGCGAGTACGTCGACTACCAGAAACTCGAGACCGCAGCAGGCGATTGA
- the trxA gene encoding thioredoxin: MSERQTVDETSTSPAETNESGGEAPSEPIQVGSKQELDEVVESYDVVLTDFYADWCGPCKMIAPVVADLAAETDAAVAKVDVDANQQLAAEYGVRGVPTLVLFADGEAVEEVVGAQPREQLEALIEEYQ; the protein is encoded by the coding sequence ATGAGCGAGCGACAGACTGTAGACGAGACGAGTACCAGCCCGGCAGAAACAAATGAAAGCGGCGGAGAAGCGCCGTCGGAGCCGATTCAGGTCGGTTCGAAGCAGGAGCTCGACGAGGTCGTCGAGTCCTACGACGTCGTCCTGACCGACTTCTACGCGGATTGGTGCGGACCGTGCAAGATGATCGCGCCAGTCGTCGCCGACCTGGCCGCCGAGACCGACGCGGCGGTCGCGAAGGTCGACGTCGACGCCAACCAGCAGCTGGCCGCCGAGTACGGCGTGCGCGGCGTCCCGACGCTCGTGCTCTTTGCCGACGGTGAGGCAGTCGAAGAGGTCGTCGGCGCACAGCCCAGAGAACAGCTGGAAGCGCTGATCGAGGAGTACCAGTGA
- a CDS encoding luciferase family protein translates to MARELTERTASILDSASTWEGVRRVVRSERRHGTTTLRVDGRAFGRVETDGVEACLPGKLPRTVVRHGLADAELEAGWTRLDLDDASVHDAVVLLRVAYLSHVARTQRNRADAFQSVDLDAALDELDLSPGTIHLVREQARP, encoded by the coding sequence ATGGCTCGTGAACTGACCGAACGAACGGCTTCGATTCTCGATTCAGCGTCGACCTGGGAGGGTGTTCGCCGGGTCGTCCGCAGCGAACGTCGGCACGGGACGACGACACTCCGAGTAGACGGACGGGCGTTCGGACGCGTCGAAACAGACGGTGTCGAGGCCTGTCTCCCCGGCAAGCTCCCAAGAACAGTCGTCCGCCACGGACTGGCCGACGCCGAACTGGAAGCGGGCTGGACGCGACTCGATCTGGACGACGCGAGCGTCCACGACGCGGTCGTCCTCCTCCGAGTCGCGTACCTGAGCCACGTCGCACGGACCCAGCGAAACCGAGCAGACGCGTTCCAGAGCGTCGACCTGGACGCCGCGCTCGACGAACTCGACCTCTCGCCCGGGACGATCCACCTCGTCCGTGAGCAGGCACGACCGTAG
- a CDS encoding enolase-like domain-containing protein — protein MYDQLADLSLTVDDWTLTGFERDTTSGFVRASTVIELQGAGETGRGEDVTYETEDHEILQREELELPTGEFTLDGFSTALEDVDLFAEPPDREVFRNYRRWGVESAALDLALKQNDTNLGAALGRTYDPVRFVVSTRLGEPPTTDRVDELLEYDSGIEFKLDPTPEWTDDLVADLASRDRVRILDLKGQYEGTEVDQEADPDLYERVVEGFPEAVVEDPKLTDETEAILAGHEDRVSWDAPIHSRADIEALPFEPEWCNIKPSRFGTVESLLDAIEFCENRGITMYGGGQFELSVGREHIQALAALFYPDTPNDVAPGGYNDPDLSEGLPSSPLGPPSDPRGFC, from the coding sequence ATGTACGACCAACTCGCCGATCTCTCGCTCACAGTCGACGACTGGACGCTCACGGGATTCGAGCGCGACACGACCAGCGGATTCGTCCGCGCGAGCACCGTCATCGAGCTTCAGGGCGCAGGCGAGACAGGCCGCGGCGAGGACGTTACCTACGAAACAGAGGACCACGAGATCCTCCAACGTGAGGAGTTGGAGCTTCCGACCGGGGAGTTCACGCTCGACGGGTTCTCGACAGCGCTCGAGGACGTGGACCTCTTCGCCGAGCCGCCGGACCGGGAGGTCTTTCGGAACTATCGACGGTGGGGCGTCGAGAGCGCCGCGCTCGATCTGGCGCTCAAACAGAACGACACGAATCTCGGGGCTGCGCTCGGTCGCACTTACGACCCCGTCCGCTTCGTCGTGAGCACGCGGCTGGGCGAGCCACCGACGACCGACCGCGTGGACGAGCTGCTGGAATACGATTCGGGTATCGAGTTCAAACTCGATCCGACGCCGGAGTGGACCGACGACCTGGTGGCCGATCTGGCCTCGCGAGATCGAGTTCGGATCCTGGATCTGAAAGGGCAATACGAGGGAACGGAGGTCGACCAGGAAGCCGATCCAGACCTCTACGAGCGCGTCGTCGAAGGATTTCCAGAGGCAGTCGTCGAAGACCCCAAACTGACCGACGAGACCGAGGCGATCCTCGCCGGTCACGAAGATCGCGTCTCCTGGGACGCACCCATCCACTCCCGTGCCGACATCGAAGCACTGCCGTTCGAACCCGAGTGGTGCAACATCAAACCCTCGCGGTTCGGCACCGTCGAGTCGCTGCTGGACGCCATCGAATTCTGCGAGAATCGTGGAATCACGATGTACGGCGGTGGCCAGTTCGAACTCTCGGTCGGGCGCGAACACATCCAGGCGCTGGCCGCGCTGTTCTATCCCGACACGCCCAACGACGTGGCGCCCGGCGGCTACAACGATCCCGACCTCTCCGAGGGGCTGCCGTCGAGTCCGCTGGGGCCGCCATCGGACCCCCGTGGCTTCTGTTGA
- a CDS encoding GNAT family N-acetyltransferase gives MTETRIEELTSDAQWDAAVPILGQLWEEKTSAEIRSWREEDDYRLFGLFDDDVIVAVAGVSIQRVLHHVRHAWIHDLVVDEAHQRSGYGQALLAHVESWARERECEYVALALVDGNDSAGGFYREQGMERWGDVIEKPLQGEDGPVEERGPEEGGGRGLRDDEE, from the coding sequence ATGACCGAGACGCGGATCGAGGAACTGACCAGCGACGCCCAGTGGGACGCGGCCGTCCCGATCCTGGGGCAACTGTGGGAGGAGAAGACCTCCGCTGAGATCCGAAGTTGGCGTGAGGAGGACGATTATCGGCTGTTCGGACTGTTCGACGATGATGTGATCGTAGCGGTCGCGGGCGTGTCGATCCAGCGCGTTCTCCATCATGTTCGCCACGCCTGGATCCACGATCTCGTCGTCGACGAGGCCCACCAGCGATCGGGGTATGGCCAGGCACTGCTCGCGCACGTCGAGTCGTGGGCCCGCGAGCGAGAGTGCGAGTACGTCGCGCTCGCGCTGGTCGACGGCAACGACAGTGCCGGGGGATTCTACCGCGAACAGGGAATGGAGCGCTGGGGCGACGTGATCGAGAAGCCTCTACAGGGAGAGGACGGCCCCGTAGAGGAGCGAGGTCCCGAGGAGGGCGGCGGCAGAGGCCTGCGCGATGATGAGGAGTGA
- the uvrA gene encoding excinuclease ABC subunit UvrA, with the protein MSKDVIEVRGAEEHNLKDIDVEIPREELTVVTGLSGSGKSSLAFETVYAEGQRRYIESLSAYARNFLGQMDKPQVENVEGLSPAISIDQKNAANNPRSTVGTVTELHDYLRLLYARIGVPHCPECGREVGEQSAQNMVSRILELPEGTRAKLAAPIVRDQKGAFEDRFDDLVSEGYARVEVDGEEYDLTMNRPDLDENYDHTIDVIVDRVKVAPEARSRITDSVETALDESGGILKVILPDPPEDAELGGATARSTGDLAGTGESPDHSDRERLVVEFSEDLACTHCGIDISEIETRSFSFNSPHGACPECEGIGETKEVDPELVVTDPSKPLKDVFEPWSYNRTYYSRQIDNVAEHFGVSVETPFEELDESVRRQFLWGTDRQVHFQWTTKNGTREKTERFEGVINNLERRHVETDSDRAREHIEEYMATTTCPECEGTRLKSESRAVLVDGVSITEVNRMSIGDALEHFENLESSLDERDTKIAEEILKEIRARLGFMCEVGLDYLTLDREASTLSGGESQRIRLATQIGSGLVGVLYVLDEPSIGLHQRDNVRLLNTLEELRDLGNTLLVVEHDETTWHRADNIIDMGPGPGKRGGEVVVNGDVDEVIDTDESITGEYISGERTIGVPDTRREGDGAVTIKGARQHNLKDLDVDIPLGTFTAITGVSGSGKSTLMHDILYKGLVRRMNDTDVNPGEHDEIEGLDQIETVRLIDQSPIGRTPRSNPATYTNVFDHIRELFAETKLSKQRGYEKGRFSFNVKGGRCEACGGQGNVKIDMNFLSDVYVPCEECGGDRYNDETLDVTYKGATIADVLGMSVDEAHDFFESHSGIRRRLKLLKDVGLGYMRLGQPSTTLSGGEAQRIKLAEELGKKDSGETLYLLDEPTTGLHPEDERKLIDVLHRLADDGNTVVVIEHELDLVKNADHIVDLGPEGGENGGEVVTTGTPEGVARDGDSYTGEYLRDLLPDVDKQGPRADHDVAKPAADDD; encoded by the coding sequence ATGAGCAAAGACGTCATCGAGGTCCGCGGTGCCGAGGAACACAACCTCAAGGACATCGACGTCGAGATCCCGCGCGAAGAACTCACAGTGGTGACTGGCCTGTCCGGCTCGGGCAAGTCCTCACTCGCGTTCGAGACCGTCTACGCCGAGGGCCAGCGTCGCTACATCGAATCGCTGTCGGCGTACGCCCGGAACTTCCTGGGCCAGATGGACAAACCACAGGTCGAGAACGTCGAAGGACTCTCCCCGGCGATCAGCATCGACCAGAAGAACGCCGCCAACAACCCCCGGTCGACGGTGGGCACAGTCACGGAACTCCACGACTACCTCCGACTGCTCTACGCCCGGATCGGCGTGCCCCACTGCCCCGAATGCGGTCGCGAAGTGGGCGAGCAATCGGCCCAGAACATGGTGTCCCGAATTCTCGAACTGCCCGAGGGGACCCGTGCGAAACTCGCGGCGCCGATCGTCCGCGACCAGAAGGGGGCCTTCGAGGACCGCTTCGACGACCTGGTCAGCGAGGGCTATGCCAGGGTGGAGGTCGACGGCGAGGAGTACGACCTCACGATGAATAGACCTGATCTGGACGAGAACTACGACCACACCATCGACGTGATCGTCGACCGCGTGAAGGTCGCCCCGGAGGCCCGCTCGCGGATCACCGACTCCGTCGAGACCGCCCTCGACGAAAGTGGGGGAATCCTCAAGGTCATCCTGCCCGACCCGCCCGAAGACGCCGAGTTAGGCGGAGCGACGGCCCGCTCGACCGGTGACCTCGCTGGCACCGGCGAGAGTCCCGACCACTCCGATCGCGAGCGTCTCGTCGTCGAATTTTCCGAAGATCTCGCGTGTACGCACTGCGGGATCGACATCTCCGAGATCGAAACTCGCTCGTTCTCGTTCAACTCCCCGCACGGCGCCTGCCCGGAGTGTGAGGGGATCGGCGAGACGAAAGAAGTCGACCCCGAACTCGTCGTGACCGATCCCTCGAAACCGCTCAAGGACGTCTTCGAACCCTGGAGCTACAACCGGACCTACTACTCCCGGCAGATCGACAACGTCGCCGAGCACTTCGGCGTCTCCGTCGAGACGCCCTTCGAGGAACTGGACGAATCCGTTCGGCGGCAGTTCCTCTGGGGGACGGATCGGCAGGTCCACTTCCAGTGGACGACCAAGAACGGGACCCGCGAGAAGACCGAGCGCTTCGAGGGCGTCATCAACAACCTCGAACGCCGCCACGTCGAGACCGACTCCGACCGCGCCCGCGAGCACATCGAGGAGTACATGGCTACGACCACGTGCCCCGAATGTGAGGGCACCCGCCTGAAATCCGAATCCCGGGCGGTGCTCGTGGACGGCGTCTCGATCACCGAGGTCAATCGGATGTCGATCGGTGACGCTCTGGAGCACTTCGAGAACCTCGAATCGAGTCTCGACGAGCGAGACACCAAGATCGCAGAAGAGATCCTCAAGGAGATCCGCGCCAGGCTGGGATTCATGTGCGAGGTCGGCCTGGACTACCTCACGCTGGATCGGGAGGCCTCGACCCTCTCTGGTGGAGAGAGTCAGCGGATCCGGCTCGCGACCCAGATCGGTTCGGGGCTGGTGGGCGTGCTCTATGTGCTGGACGAACCCTCGATCGGTCTCCATCAGCGAGACAACGTCCGCCTGCTCAACACACTCGAAGAGTTACGGGACCTCGGGAACACGCTGCTCGTGGTCGAACACGACGAGACGACCTGGCACCGCGCGGACAACATCATCGACATGGGTCCCGGCCCGGGCAAGCGCGGCGGCGAGGTCGTCGTCAACGGTGACGTCGACGAGGTGATCGACACCGACGAGTCGATCACGGGCGAGTACATCTCCGGCGAGCGGACCATCGGCGTGCCCGACACTCGTCGGGAGGGCGACGGCGCGGTCACGATCAAGGGCGCACGCCAGCACAACCTCAAGGATCTCGACGTGGACATCCCACTGGGCACGTTCACTGCGATCACTGGCGTCTCGGGGTCGGGCAAGTCCACGCTGATGCACGACATCCTCTACAAAGGCCTCGTCCGACGGATGAACGATACAGACGTGAACCCCGGCGAGCACGACGAGATCGAGGGGCTCGACCAGATCGAGACTGTCCGGCTGATCGACCAGTCGCCGATCGGGCGCACCCCCCGAAGCAATCCTGCCACGTACACCAACGTCTTCGATCACATCCGGGAACTGTTCGCCGAGACCAAGCTCTCCAAGCAACGGGGCTACGAGAAGGGGCGCTTCTCGTTCAACGTCAAAGGCGGTCGCTGTGAGGCCTGCGGCGGGCAGGGCAACGTCAAGATCGATATGAACTTCCTCAGCGACGTCTACGTCCCCTGCGAGGAGTGTGGCGGCGACCGCTACAACGACGAGACGCTGGACGTCACCTACAAGGGCGCGACCATCGCGGACGTCCTCGGGATGAGCGTCGACGAGGCCCACGACTTCTTCGAGAGCCACTCCGGGATTCGACGACGGCTCAAGCTCCTGAAGGACGTCGGGCTGGGCTACATGCGCCTGGGCCAGCCCTCGACGACGCTGTCCGGCGGGGAGGCCCAGCGGATCAAACTCGCCGAGGAACTCGGGAAGAAGGATTCGGGTGAGACGCTCTATCTGCTGGACGAACCCACGACTGGTCTCCACCCAGAGGACGAACGCAAACTGATCGACGTGCTGCACCGGCTGGCCGACGACGGCAATACGGTGGTCGTCATCGAGCACGAACTCGATCTGGTGAAAAACGCCGACCACATCGTCGACCTCGGGCCGGAGGGCGGCGAGAACGGCGGCGAGGTCGTCACCACCGGGACGCCCGAAGGCGTCGCCCGAGACGGGGATTCGTACACGGGCGAGTACCTGCGTGACCTCCTTCCGGACGTGGACAAGCAGGGACCGCGGGCGGATCACGACGTGGCGAAGCCGGCGGCTGACGACGACTGA
- a CDS encoding phytoene desaturase family protein, with amino-acid sequence MKFTDDPLDDESVTVIGGGFGGLSAAAYLAQAGADVTVLERNERLGGAANRIERDGFRFDTGPSWYLMPDVFERFFEHFNREPDDYYTIDQLDPHYRVFFTDSPPQPEKGAPDSDEIDPVCDWVSTSPDREQSREIFAAYEDGGGETFDAYLDEAEYAYEVGMEHFVYEDRSRVRDMLDLDVARCGRGLSLLGSMQEHVEGYFDEPKLQQLLQYTLVFLGGSPHNTPALYNLMAHVDYNLGVYYPEGGIYSVVEGIVELGREHGVGYRTSVEVTDIQNTASGLVLQTTDGRSHTDVAVANANPAHVERDLLSPAERSHDPDYWDDRTYAPSALLWYLGVEGEVDPLAHHSLVFPEDWDPHFEQLFEDPQWPENPAYYLAVPSKTDDSVAPEGHHAVVILVPIAPGLDDGSERRERYRDRLLNDLARNVGVDLRDRIVVEESACVSEFADRFNYPQGTALGMAHTLTQTGPLRPSHRASKVEDLYYVGGYTNPGIGVPMTLISGEQVADAVVEDRTGGGGRLDRVLGRSVPLSW; translated from the coding sequence ATGAAATTCACCGACGACCCACTCGACGACGAATCAGTCACGGTGATCGGCGGCGGCTTCGGCGGGCTCTCTGCGGCGGCCTACCTCGCACAGGCCGGTGCCGACGTCACCGTCCTCGAACGAAACGAGCGCCTCGGCGGGGCCGCCAACCGCATAGAACGCGACGGCTTTCGCTTCGACACCGGCCCCTCCTGGTACCTGATGCCGGACGTCTTCGAGCGCTTCTTCGAACACTTCAATCGCGAGCCCGATGACTACTACACTATCGACCAGCTCGATCCCCACTACCGGGTGTTCTTCACGGACAGCCCACCGCAGCCCGAGAAGGGCGCGCCCGACAGTGACGAGATCGACCCGGTCTGTGACTGGGTGAGCACGAGCCCGGACCGCGAGCAGTCCCGCGAGATCTTCGCGGCCTACGAGGACGGCGGTGGCGAGACCTTCGACGCCTATCTCGACGAGGCCGAGTACGCCTACGAGGTAGGGATGGAGCACTTCGTCTACGAAGATCGCTCACGGGTGCGAGACATGCTGGATCTGGACGTCGCCCGCTGCGGCCGGGGGCTCTCACTGCTCGGTTCGATGCAGGAGCACGTCGAGGGGTACTTCGACGAGCCGAAACTCCAGCAACTCCTGCAATACACGCTCGTCTTCCTGGGCGGATCGCCGCACAACACACCCGCACTGTACAACCTGATGGCTCACGTCGACTACAACCTCGGCGTCTACTATCCCGAAGGTGGCATCTACAGCGTCGTCGAAGGGATCGTGGAACTGGGCCGGGAACACGGCGTCGGCTACCGGACCAGTGTCGAGGTGACCGACATCCAGAACACCGCCAGCGGGCTCGTGCTCCAGACGACCGACGGCCGCTCTCACACCGATGTCGCGGTCGCCAACGCCAACCCGGCCCACGTCGAGCGCGACCTGCTCTCGCCGGCCGAGCGAAGTCACGATCCCGACTACTGGGACGACCGGACTTACGCCCCCTCCGCGCTGCTGTGGTACCTCGGCGTCGAGGGCGAGGTCGACCCGCTGGCCCATCACTCGCTGGTGTTCCCCGAAGACTGGGACCCGCACTTCGAGCAGCTCTTCGAGGACCCGCAGTGGCCCGAGAATCCCGCCTACTACCTGGCTGTGCCCTCGAAGACCGACGATTCCGTCGCCCCGGAGGGCCACCACGCCGTCGTGATCCTCGTCCCCATCGCGCCGGGGCTCGACGACGGCAGCGAGAGGCGCGAGCGCTATCGCGATCGGCTCCTCAACGACCTCGCGCGAAACGTCGGCGTCGACCTTCGCGACCGGATCGTCGTCGAGGAGTCGGCCTGCGTCTCGGAGTTCGCCGACCGGTTCAACTACCCGCAGGGGACGGCGCTCGGGATGGCCCACACGCTGACCCAGACCGGCCCGCTCCGGCCGTCACACCGGGCTTCGAAAGTCGAGGACCTGTACTACGTCGGCGGGTACACTAACCCCGGGATCGGCGTGCCGATGACGCTGATCAGCGGCGAGCAGGTGGCCGACGCCGTCGTCGAAGATCGGACTGGGGGCGGCGGGCGACTCGACCGGGTGCTGGGGCGGTCCGTGCCGCTGTCGTGGTAG
- a CDS encoding Brp/Blh family beta-carotene 15,15'-dioxygenase yields the protein MSEHATRRAVLWRTAEVPGGTALALSRIALAILLAGFALATVVGFDLSLRVQAAVYLFGMVAMNLPHGGFEHFDNLRRRSASFQLRYVGLYLGSIAGFVALLFVAPVAGLALALGVAIAKGGHGGLHVMDATYGTDHLQTRPQRALAALVRGGAVMCVPIVAFPETFHTFSALMVDIFEPGGLAAVSQYFPLTRQLIGVGFGGLAIAHLALGYVRSAGTGSYVADAAETLLLVAYFAVVPVVVAVGLYFPLWYSLRQVARTTAVTSDPAADGEETADGLLTILDSDDTRLVALGAWGVLVAGSVATFGLAALLWLLSPQPLGGGGYLLGGVAFWSIFVSIIALPHVVIGSWFDRERGIWYVP from the coding sequence ATGTCCGAACACGCCACCCGACGGGCGGTTCTGTGGCGCACGGCTGAGGTACCGGGCGGGACGGCACTGGCGCTCTCGCGGATCGCGCTCGCGATCTTGCTGGCCGGGTTCGCGCTGGCGACGGTGGTCGGCTTCGACCTCTCGTTGCGGGTGCAGGCAGCGGTGTACCTCTTCGGGATGGTCGCGATGAACCTCCCGCACGGTGGGTTCGAACACTTCGACAACCTCCGGCGGCGGTCGGCGTCCTTCCAGCTGCGATACGTCGGACTGTACCTGGGTTCGATCGCGGGGTTCGTCGCCCTCCTGTTCGTCGCCCCGGTCGCCGGCCTCGCGCTGGCGCTCGGGGTCGCCATCGCCAAGGGCGGTCACGGTGGCCTGCACGTCATGGACGCGACCTACGGCACCGATCACCTCCAGACCCGTCCCCAGCGAGCGCTCGCAGCGCTCGTCCGCGGTGGGGCGGTGATGTGCGTGCCAATCGTCGCCTTTCCAGAGACGTTCCACACGTTCAGCGCGCTGATGGTCGATATCTTCGAGCCCGGCGGCCTCGCCGCAGTGAGTCAGTACTTCCCGCTGACCCGGCAACTGATCGGGGTCGGCTTCGGTGGGCTGGCCATTGCTCACCTCGCGCTGGGCTACGTCCGGTCGGCAGGGACGGGGTCGTACGTCGCCGACGCCGCCGAGACGTTGCTGCTGGTCGCGTACTTCGCGGTCGTCCCGGTCGTCGTCGCCGTCGGGCTGTACTTCCCGCTGTGGTACTCGCTACGGCAGGTCGCCCGGACGACCGCAGTAACGAGCGACCCCGCAGCCGACGGCGAGGAGACTGCCGACGGACTCCTGACGATCCTCGACAGCGACGACACACGGCTGGTGGCACTGGGCGCGTGGGGCGTGCTGGTCGCTGGCAGCGTCGCGACGTTCGGACTGGCAGCCCTGCTGTGGCTGCTCTCGCCACAACCGCTTGGCGGCGGCGGATACCTGCTCGGCGGCGTCGCGTTCTGGAGTATCTTCGTCAGCATCATCGCGCTCCCACACGTCGTAATCGGCTCGTGGTTCGACCGCGAGCGCGGTATCTGGTACGTCCCCTGA